The following are from one region of the Polyangiaceae bacterium genome:
- a CDS encoding DVUA0089 family protein, with protein MSSRSILAAAVLLVACSNGAEPITGSPGKGAESNPPVDGKTDSAAGVIEHSTPIQDLHEVGLSFTQEVRGHAYTFELGKSEHVVIHTDLFSGTTGPEVDTVLYLFKQGDNGWGHYLRRNDDDPSRKGSLWSRIEQDLEPGKYRILVKAFSKSARGDFGLNMGCQDGVCEWPNGTGGPDAEGVGTPDPVGTGTVSVSVPLLDEADEQPLSRFNAQLSAAGLPTFPDSIVISSKSGSALLSELHDLAKQAARADVLAITQAQLLQAAPLGLLLDFGLCHGGDGAALPTLLGSLADSVLSDMFYVYGWKAENQSAYDVWHEPTKSSPVFDEWNASQNGVFLVWFETETDDMFTGTIPKCQ; from the coding sequence ATGTCATCACGAAGCATTCTGGCCGCTGCGGTTCTGCTGGTTGCGTGCTCGAACGGCGCGGAGCCCATCACCGGATCGCCGGGCAAGGGCGCGGAGTCCAACCCGCCCGTCGATGGAAAGACCGACAGTGCTGCCGGAGTCATCGAGCACTCCACGCCCATCCAGGACCTGCACGAGGTGGGGCTGAGCTTCACGCAAGAGGTGAGGGGACATGCGTACACGTTCGAGCTGGGCAAGAGCGAGCACGTCGTGATCCACACGGATCTGTTCAGCGGCACCACGGGACCCGAGGTGGACACCGTGCTCTATCTGTTCAAGCAAGGCGACAACGGTTGGGGACACTACCTGCGTCGCAACGACGACGATCCGTCGCGCAAGGGGTCGCTGTGGTCGCGCATCGAGCAAGATCTGGAACCCGGCAAGTACCGAATCCTGGTGAAGGCCTTCAGCAAGTCCGCCCGGGGTGACTTCGGGCTGAACATGGGCTGCCAAGACGGCGTGTGCGAGTGGCCCAACGGTACCGGCGGTCCGGACGCAGAGGGAGTGGGAACACCAGATCCAGTGGGCACCGGCACCGTGAGCGTGAGCGTGCCGCTGTTGGACGAGGCCGACGAGCAGCCCTTGAGCCGTTTCAACGCCCAGCTGTCTGCTGCGGGCCTCCCGACGTTTCCGGACAGCATCGTCATCTCCAGCAAGAGCGGCAGCGCGCTTTTGAGCGAGCTCCACGATCTGGCGAAACAGGCGGCGCGCGCCGACGTGCTCGCCATCACCCAGGCTCAGCTGCTGCAGGCTGCGCCGCTGGGGCTATTGCTGGACTTCGGGCTGTGTCATGGCGGAGACGGCGCGGCGCTGCCGACGCTGCTCGGAAGCCTCGCGGACTCCGTGCTGTCGGACATGTTCTACGTGTACGGCTGGAAGGCGGAGAACCAGTCCGCGTACGACGTGTGGCACGAGCCGACCAAGAGCTCGCCGGTCTTCGACGAATGGAACGCCTCTCAGAACGGTGTGTTCTTGGTCTGGTTCGAGACCGAGACCGACGACATGTTCACGGGCACGATTCCGAAGTGCCAGTGA
- a CDS encoding alpha/beta hydrolase gives MSPKAESFDVRAPDGVRIRAHKVGSGPHRWLLVPGMGTPLLCWKHIFEAFADRMTIVTWDQRGCFDSDSPPRERLAFEYHVEDALAVLDGLGWDEPFVTGSWSMGVQVGLELFARRKQQVKALTLINGAYEHVLSTAYGSNATTPLLKAVLRTGVRASPLLMPLTRRLLASGAVGRFMDVTRTSTANAEFVTAVTRELARVDLGNYLAILLALDEHSAAPVLSHVKVPTLITAGAKDVATPPGVMQRLRERIPHAEYVTFERGTHYTPLEYPAELNAALERFFARVFGADWVASG, from the coding sequence GTGTCTCCCAAGGCGGAGTCTTTCGACGTGCGGGCGCCGGATGGCGTTCGCATTCGCGCGCACAAGGTGGGCAGCGGACCGCACCGTTGGCTGTTGGTGCCCGGGATGGGTACGCCGCTCTTGTGCTGGAAGCACATTTTCGAAGCCTTCGCCGATCGCATGACGATCGTGACCTGGGACCAGCGGGGCTGCTTCGACTCCGATTCGCCGCCGCGAGAGCGGCTGGCCTTCGAGTATCACGTGGAAGACGCGCTGGCGGTGCTCGATGGTCTCGGCTGGGACGAGCCCTTCGTCACCGGCAGCTGGAGCATGGGCGTGCAGGTGGGGCTCGAGCTCTTCGCGCGGCGCAAGCAGCAGGTAAAGGCGCTCACGCTGATCAACGGCGCCTACGAGCACGTGCTGTCCACGGCCTACGGCTCGAATGCGACCACGCCGCTCTTGAAGGCCGTGCTGCGCACCGGCGTGCGGGCATCTCCGCTGCTCATGCCGCTCACGCGGCGACTCTTGGCCAGCGGCGCGGTGGGGCGCTTCATGGATGTGACTCGGACGAGCACCGCCAACGCGGAGTTCGTGACGGCGGTCACGCGCGAGCTGGCCCGGGTGGATCTCGGTAACTACCTGGCCATCTTGCTGGCGCTGGACGAGCACTCCGCGGCGCCGGTGCTCTCGCACGTGAAAGTGCCCACGCTGATCACCGCGGGGGCAAAGGACGTGGCCACACCGCCCGGCGTGATGCAGCGCTTGCGAGAGCGCATCCCGCACGCGGAGTACGTGACCTTCGAGCGCGGCACCCACTACACGCCGCTCGAATACCCCGCGGAGCTGAACGCCGCGCTGGAGCGCTTCTTTGCCCGCGTGTTCGGCGCGGACTGGGTCGCGAGTGGGTAG
- a CDS encoding serine hydrolase: MANAPTGVTALEQCFEQCEDSAMALPRLSTLALVVALAVGCERSEPKPKSPPPEPPPAPLASARPAVDAGPADAAGDAPPPELAFDPAALDVLAADARATDSAALVVIHDGKVVRDEWYSRRKDPIQTMSITKSVLSLTVGCLVDEKKLAVDDPVGRFYPEWHKGEHQGITVRHLLTHSSGIDEGKGTGVIYRSKSFVGLTLSSPQVNPPGTHFEYSNRGANLLAGVIAKAAGEPTEKVVARCLLRPLGIESYWWSKDKTGQVHGLAGLHLLPRDLAKIGELVLGEGEVDGQRVVSADWIRRSTAELAAVQPKNRRLGMMWWLLPEWSKRTLDEELFEEWRAGGVGEAFIEKVRPLSGKSYDSTVALVAALRERFGDPTLKEWNDTLYEQKLPDVHWSFGPIVGVYSEGTLGQFVVVVPRYRLVAVRMRRMPKDAKDKAVVEKNFPDFPARVLDLMRPVR, translated from the coding sequence ATGGCAAATGCGCCCACCGGGGTCACTGCGCTTGAGCAATGCTTCGAGCAGTGCGAAGACTCCGCCATGGCGTTGCCGCGGCTATCGACCCTCGCGCTCGTCGTGGCGCTCGCTGTCGGCTGCGAGCGGAGCGAGCCGAAGCCGAAGAGCCCGCCGCCCGAGCCGCCGCCCGCGCCCCTGGCGAGCGCGAGGCCCGCTGTGGACGCGGGCCCCGCCGATGCCGCCGGGGACGCGCCGCCGCCGGAGCTCGCCTTCGATCCCGCGGCCCTCGATGTCCTCGCCGCCGACGCGCGCGCGACGGACTCCGCCGCACTGGTCGTGATCCACGACGGTAAGGTGGTCCGCGACGAGTGGTATTCGCGGCGTAAAGACCCCATTCAGACGATGAGCATCACCAAGAGCGTGCTGTCTTTGACGGTGGGCTGTTTGGTGGACGAAAAGAAGCTCGCCGTGGATGACCCTGTCGGCCGCTTCTACCCCGAGTGGCACAAGGGCGAGCACCAGGGCATCACCGTACGCCACCTGCTGACCCACAGCTCCGGCATCGACGAAGGCAAGGGCACCGGCGTCATCTATCGTAGCAAGAGCTTCGTGGGGCTCACGCTGTCGTCCCCGCAGGTGAACCCGCCGGGGACGCATTTCGAGTACTCGAACCGCGGCGCCAACCTACTCGCAGGGGTGATCGCCAAGGCCGCGGGCGAGCCCACCGAGAAGGTCGTGGCCCGCTGCCTGCTGCGGCCGCTGGGAATTGAGAGCTACTGGTGGAGCAAGGACAAGACCGGCCAGGTGCACGGCTTGGCGGGGCTCCACCTTCTGCCTCGGGACCTGGCCAAGATCGGCGAGCTGGTGCTGGGCGAAGGCGAGGTCGACGGCCAGCGCGTGGTGAGCGCCGACTGGATCCGACGGAGCACCGCAGAGCTCGCGGCGGTGCAGCCCAAGAACCGGCGCCTGGGCATGATGTGGTGGCTCTTGCCGGAGTGGTCCAAGCGCACCCTGGACGAAGAGCTGTTCGAAGAATGGCGCGCCGGCGGCGTGGGGGAAGCGTTCATCGAAAAGGTGCGCCCGCTCTCCGGCAAGAGCTACGACAGCACCGTCGCGCTGGTGGCGGCGCTCCGCGAGCGCTTCGGCGACCCCACGCTGAAGGAGTGGAACGACACTCTCTACGAGCAGAAGCTGCCGGACGTGCACTGGTCCTTCGGGCCCATCGTCGGGGTCTACTCCGAGGGCACCTTGGGGCAGTTCGTGGTCGTGGTACCGCGGTACCGGCTGGTGGCGGTGCGCATGCGCCGCATGCCCAAGGACGCCAAGGACAAAGCCGTGGTGGAGAAGAACTTCCCGGACTTTCCCGCACGGGTGCTGGACCTGATGCGCCCGGTGAGGTGA
- a CDS encoding cytochrome-c peroxidase has translation MTRQNLLILSVCGAALLAACKEEKKPEPAATTSAAAAPSAAPAPAQLSPSDVSAFGALPKEMTSEKNPITEPKVELGRMLYYDARFSKNQDISCNSCHDLEKFGVDGKPVSEGHKGQKGGRNGPTVYNAAGQFVQFWDGRAADVEEQAKGPVTNPVEMAMPADKDVLAVINSIPEYVDAFKKAFPDDKTAVSFDNFGKAIGAFERKLVTPSRWDKFIGGDASALTDEEKRGAKLFMDTGCTTCHAGPYVGGQMYQKAGLVKPWPNQKDQGRFEVTKNDSDKMMFKVPVLRNIAKTGPYFHDASATTLEQAVTIMADHQLGKRLEEAQVKDIVAFLNALTGDVPSDLIKKPELPKSTAKTPKPNPN, from the coding sequence ATGACGCGCCAAAACCTCCTCATTCTCAGCGTATGCGGCGCCGCGCTGCTCGCGGCCTGCAAGGAAGAAAAGAAGCCGGAGCCGGCAGCAACGACATCGGCCGCCGCCGCGCCCAGCGCGGCCCCCGCACCGGCACAGCTCTCACCCAGTGACGTCAGTGCCTTCGGCGCGCTGCCCAAGGAGATGACGTCCGAGAAGAACCCGATCACCGAGCCCAAAGTGGAGCTCGGGCGCATGCTCTACTACGACGCGCGCTTCTCCAAGAACCAGGACATCTCCTGCAACAGCTGCCACGACCTGGAGAAGTTCGGCGTGGACGGCAAGCCCGTGAGCGAAGGCCACAAGGGACAAAAGGGCGGACGCAACGGGCCTACGGTCTACAACGCTGCGGGTCAGTTCGTTCAGTTCTGGGATGGCCGCGCCGCGGACGTGGAAGAACAAGCCAAGGGTCCCGTGACCAACCCCGTCGAGATGGCCATGCCCGCGGACAAGGACGTGCTGGCGGTCATCAATTCCATTCCGGAGTACGTGGACGCGTTCAAGAAGGCATTCCCGGACGACAAGACCGCGGTGAGCTTCGACAACTTCGGCAAGGCCATCGGTGCCTTCGAGCGCAAGCTGGTCACACCTTCCCGCTGGGACAAGTTCATCGGCGGAGACGCGAGCGCGCTCACGGACGAAGAGAAGCGCGGTGCGAAGCTGTTCATGGACACCGGCTGCACCACATGCCACGCAGGTCCCTACGTGGGCGGCCAGATGTATCAGAAGGCCGGTTTGGTAAAGCCCTGGCCCAATCAGAAGGACCAGGGCCGCTTCGAGGTCACCAAGAACGACAGCGACAAGATGATGTTCAAGGTGCCCGTCCTGCGTAACATCGCGAAGACCGGCCCCTACTTCCACGACGCCTCGGCCACCACGCTGGAGCAGGCGGTCACCATCATGGCCGACCACCAGCTCGGCAAGCGCCTCGAGGAGGCCCAGGTGAAGGACATCGTCGCCTTCCTGAACGCCCTCACCGGGGACGTGCCCAGCGACCTCATCAAGAAGCCCGAGCTGCCCAAGTCCACGGCCAAGACGCCCAAACCCAACCCCAACTGA
- a CDS encoding deoxyhypusine synthase family protein yields the protein MTHPVRQKLARSRTVHPSAIRGNERPAEIIADKFPAYAGRNLRVAYELMRATVEQGAATFLTLSGAMTPAGLHASSIIPLIERGLIDVITTTGANLYHDAHRVIGHAVHEIDPNSGDLAMRKARIIRIYDLAFPEEALLDSDRLFSAIISKPKFQKRMTTPEFHRLLGEEMAALEDALGVTEPSLLSTAYRHDVPIFVGAVQDGSIFLNVVKLKALLGDAFSCEIDPIADVFEMAAVQHYAEKKLGKKLAVWMFGGGVPKNYTLQGEPLLSQIFDVPTPGFDIDVQICVDVSDNGALSGATAAEGHTWGKTSAESVEKGSVYCRADVTLAVPWLTYALLSDPKMKKRGLRLGKKLREANQMLQDAVKRRQKKLEKSLTFAGVNAPAPRKRKR from the coding sequence ATGACTCATCCCGTCCGCCAGAAGCTGGCGCGCTCGAGAACCGTCCATCCGTCCGCGATCCGTGGCAACGAGCGCCCCGCGGAGATCATCGCCGACAAGTTCCCCGCCTACGCCGGTCGCAACCTGCGCGTCGCCTACGAGCTCATGCGCGCGACGGTAGAGCAAGGCGCCGCTACGTTCCTCACGCTTTCCGGCGCCATGACTCCGGCGGGCCTGCACGCCTCGAGCATCATTCCGTTGATCGAGCGCGGTCTCATCGACGTGATCACGACCACCGGCGCGAACCTGTACCACGACGCACACCGCGTGATCGGTCACGCCGTCCACGAAATCGACCCCAACTCCGGGGACCTGGCGATGCGCAAGGCGCGCATCATCCGCATCTACGACCTGGCGTTTCCGGAAGAGGCGCTGCTCGACTCCGATCGCCTGTTCTCGGCCATCATTTCCAAGCCCAAGTTCCAGAAGCGCATGACCACGCCGGAGTTCCATCGGCTGTTGGGCGAGGAAATGGCCGCGCTGGAAGACGCCCTGGGCGTCACGGAACCCTCGCTGCTCTCCACCGCCTATCGCCACGACGTGCCCATCTTCGTGGGCGCCGTGCAAGACGGCTCGATCTTCCTGAACGTGGTGAAGCTCAAGGCGCTCTTGGGCGACGCTTTTTCGTGCGAGATCGATCCCATCGCCGACGTGTTCGAGATGGCAGCCGTGCAGCACTACGCCGAAAAGAAGCTCGGCAAGAAGCTCGCCGTGTGGATGTTCGGCGGGGGCGTACCCAAGAACTACACGCTGCAGGGCGAACCCTTGCTGTCGCAGATCTTCGACGTGCCCACGCCGGGTTTCGACATCGACGTCCAGATCTGCGTGGACGTCAGCGACAACGGCGCGCTGTCCGGCGCCACCGCCGCAGAAGGCCACACCTGGGGCAAGACCAGCGCCGAGAGCGTGGAGAAGGGCAGCGTGTACTGCCGCGCCGACGTCACCCTCGCGGTGCCCTGGCTCACCTATGCGCTGCTCTCGGATCCGAAGATGAAGAAACGCGGGCTTCGTCTCGGCAAGAAGCTCCGCGAAGCGAACCAGATGCTGCAAGACGCGGTGAAGCGCCGTCAAAAGAAGCTCGAGAAGAGCCTCACCTTCGCCGGCGTGAACGCCCCGGCTCCGCGCAAGCGGAAGCGCTGA
- a CDS encoding endonuclease/exonuclease/phosphatase family protein — MRSTLLLLSLLLAQACQPAPSSGRTGAPPQDAAASSDAGTDGQSAATTLRVATFNVHLFFDPTCDSGSCGPGDFEQAPSQTAFDSRAEAIANAIRSLDADVISLQELETQVSMEALSSRLKDLYPTTVFVETGAPGSMDVAVFGKGKLLEARKHRDMPLKRPDGSSTTFSREFLEVHQQIGGRRVIAFAAHFRSKNNDDPGRRLAEAQAAHDIVVASTQEFPDAVVVLAGDLNDTPGSPPISALESGNVLLRAASDLPLAEQYTYQWNGHGEAIDHVYLATSAQGAYVPSSAKVVHDPSGWGLAASDHAAVTADFALSP, encoded by the coding sequence ATGCGGTCTACTCTGCTGCTGCTCTCCTTGCTGCTGGCTCAAGCCTGCCAACCGGCGCCCAGCAGTGGCCGTACCGGTGCTCCGCCCCAGGACGCCGCCGCGAGCTCGGACGCGGGAACGGACGGGCAAAGCGCGGCAACCACGCTCCGGGTGGCGACCTTCAACGTGCATCTCTTTTTCGACCCGACGTGTGACTCCGGCAGCTGCGGCCCGGGAGATTTCGAGCAGGCTCCTTCGCAGACGGCGTTCGATTCCCGCGCGGAGGCCATCGCAAACGCCATCCGCTCGCTCGACGCGGACGTGATCTCACTGCAGGAGCTCGAGACGCAGGTGTCCATGGAAGCGCTGTCGTCGCGCTTGAAGGATCTGTATCCGACGACGGTGTTCGTGGAGACCGGAGCGCCCGGGTCGATGGACGTGGCGGTGTTCGGCAAAGGAAAGCTGCTCGAAGCGCGCAAGCATCGGGACATGCCGCTCAAGCGGCCCGACGGCTCGTCGACGACCTTCTCCCGGGAGTTCTTGGAGGTGCATCAACAGATCGGCGGACGTCGCGTGATCGCTTTCGCGGCCCACTTCCGCTCCAAGAACAACGACGACCCCGGCCGCCGCCTGGCGGAGGCGCAGGCGGCGCACGACATCGTGGTCGCGTCGACCCAGGAGTTCCCGGACGCCGTCGTGGTGTTGGCCGGGGATCTCAACGACACGCCCGGCTCGCCGCCGATCAGCGCGCTGGAGAGCGGCAACGTGCTGCTCCGCGCGGCGAGCGATCTGCCCCTGGCGGAGCAGTACACCTACCAGTGGAACGGTCACGGCGAAGCCATCGACCACGTGTACCTCGCCACCTCCGCCCAAGGGGCCTACGTCCCGAGCAGCGCGAAGGTCGTGCACGACCCGAGCGGCTGGGGCCTGGCCGCGTCGGACCACGCTGCCGTCACTGCCGACTTCGCGCTCTCGCCCTGA
- a CDS encoding DUF2088 domain-containing protein, whose amino-acid sequence MTHPCLVTLERDSAPRTVFSGDRLVEIDLPVGTRCIYPKPPVMPLRDPDAAIRYAINHPEGSEPLYAKLRPGMKVTIAVDDLSLPLPPMRRPDNRERVLTVVLEMLADHGVEDVEIIIATGIHRRMKAAEVRHMVGDRIFDAYWPDRLYNHDAEDRDNLAVIGTTDQGEVVEMNRRAAESDLIVYVNTTFVPMNGGHKSLMCGLTSYRSLSHHHNPETIRACDSYMDPERSELSCRLTRMGRVANAALNVFTVETTLNNRMFDRPLEFLAKNEDDLDGRERLLLKGLVASTARLPQAARQALFDKFPAPYGMTGVWAGETEAVHAKTLEKCFDQYVVPVDAQADVLVLPIPYISPYNVHAFLNPLLVSVLAQGYLFNMYRGKPLLKKGGTIVLLHPCSDKFDHEQHAPYIDFVHRLLPETRDAVELHKRYERKMASDPAFIHMFRTGHAYHPAHPFYMWYWGENGRQHAGRVIVVGADNEYMPKLLGWETAPSMDDALYRARAGEARTLDVTLLHVPPIVMGEIR is encoded by the coding sequence ATGACCCATCCGTGTCTCGTCACGTTGGAGCGCGACAGCGCTCCGCGAACCGTGTTCTCCGGCGACCGCCTGGTCGAGATCGATCTGCCCGTCGGCACGCGCTGCATCTATCCCAAGCCGCCGGTGATGCCGCTTCGGGATCCGGACGCCGCGATCCGCTACGCCATCAACCACCCCGAGGGCTCGGAGCCGCTGTACGCGAAGCTGCGCCCGGGGATGAAGGTCACCATCGCGGTGGACGACCTCAGCCTGCCGCTGCCGCCCATGCGCCGCCCGGACAACCGCGAGCGCGTGCTCACGGTGGTGCTCGAGATGCTGGCGGACCACGGCGTGGAAGACGTCGAGATCATCATCGCCACGGGCATTCACCGTCGCATGAAGGCTGCGGAAGTCCGCCACATGGTGGGGGATCGTATCTTCGACGCCTACTGGCCGGATCGCCTGTACAACCACGACGCGGAGGACCGCGATAACCTCGCCGTGATCGGCACCACGGACCAAGGCGAGGTCGTGGAGATGAACCGCCGCGCGGCCGAGAGCGATCTGATCGTGTACGTGAACACGACCTTCGTTCCCATGAACGGCGGGCACAAGTCGCTGATGTGCGGCCTCACCAGCTATCGGAGCCTGTCGCACCACCACAACCCGGAGACGATTCGGGCCTGCGACAGCTACATGGATCCGGAACGGAGCGAGCTGTCGTGTCGCCTCACCCGCATGGGGCGCGTGGCCAATGCCGCCCTCAACGTGTTCACGGTGGAGACCACGCTCAATAACCGCATGTTCGATCGCCCGCTCGAGTTCTTGGCCAAGAACGAGGACGACCTCGACGGCCGCGAGCGCTTGCTGCTCAAGGGCCTGGTGGCGTCCACCGCGCGGCTGCCCCAAGCGGCGCGCCAGGCCCTGTTCGACAAGTTTCCCGCGCCCTACGGCATGACCGGTGTGTGGGCCGGCGAAACCGAAGCCGTGCACGCGAAGACTCTGGAAAAGTGCTTCGACCAGTACGTGGTGCCGGTAGATGCGCAGGCCGACGTGCTGGTGCTGCCGATTCCGTACATCAGCCCCTACAACGTGCATGCGTTCCTCAATCCGCTGCTCGTGAGCGTGCTGGCCCAGGGCTACTTGTTCAACATGTACCGGGGCAAGCCGCTGTTGAAAAAGGGCGGTACCATCGTGCTCCTGCACCCGTGCTCGGACAAGTTCGACCACGAGCAGCACGCGCCCTACATCGACTTCGTGCACCGCCTATTGCCGGAAACGCGGGACGCGGTGGAGCTCCACAAGCGCTACGAGCGCAAGATGGCGAGCGACCCGGCGTTCATTCACATGTTCCGCACCGGGCACGCCTACCACCCGGCCCACCCGTTCTACATGTGGTACTGGGGCGAGAATGGGCGCCAGCACGCGGGCCGCGTGATCGTCGTCGGCGCCGACAACGAGTACATGCCGAAGCTCCTCGGCTGGGAAACAGCGCCCAGCATGGACGACGCGCTCTACCGCGCCCGCGCCGGAGAGGCCCGCACGCTGGACGTCACGCTGCTGCACGTCCCGCCCATCGTCATGGGCGAGATCCGCTGA
- a CDS encoding HAD family hydrolase, whose protein sequence is MSASYFDVDGTLISTNLVHPTLFYLKNQGTPVQTALSIGRALLRAPAMGLAEMADRRTFNELLYASYAGMSEDRLVLLSDEVFDDVIRPAVFPSAKELVRTNLDRGHTVVLISGALDFLVRRLADHLGAQEIIANRLELKAGIATGKLLKPVVAGPEKARLIREHARENGHDLDECYAFSDSYSDLPMLSVVGHPAAVNPDPRLRLLAKAYSWPSFDLRASA, encoded by the coding sequence GTGTCGGCGAGCTATTTCGACGTCGATGGGACGCTGATCAGCACCAACCTGGTGCATCCCACGCTGTTCTATCTCAAGAACCAGGGCACTCCGGTGCAGACGGCCCTGAGCATTGGTCGCGCCCTTCTGCGCGCGCCGGCCATGGGGTTGGCGGAAATGGCCGACCGCCGCACCTTCAACGAGCTTCTGTATGCGTCCTACGCGGGCATGAGCGAGGACCGGCTGGTGCTGCTCTCGGACGAGGTGTTCGATGACGTGATCCGGCCTGCGGTCTTTCCGTCCGCCAAAGAGCTGGTGCGCACGAACCTGGACCGCGGGCACACCGTGGTGCTCATTTCGGGCGCGTTGGATTTTCTGGTGCGGCGCTTGGCGGACCACCTGGGAGCCCAGGAGATCATCGCCAATCGCTTGGAGCTGAAAGCGGGCATCGCCACCGGGAAGCTGCTCAAGCCCGTGGTGGCGGGGCCCGAGAAGGCGCGCTTGATTCGAGAGCACGCCCGCGAAAACGGCCACGATCTCGACGAGTGCTACGCCTTCAGCGACAGCTACTCGGATCTTCCGATGCTCAGCGTGGTGGGCCACCCGGCCGCGGTCAATCCCGACCCGCGCCTGCGCCTGCTCGCCAAGGCCTATAGCTGGCCGAGCTTCGATCTCAGAGCCTCAGCATGA
- a CDS encoding HRDC domain-containing protein: MHLIDSRAELDRVVRELEEGSTFYLDTEFEATREGTTLCVMQLSSGGSIHLIDALRLSDLAPLTRALGKADAEWVLHAGQQDVPLLVDRLKLETPPRLFDTQVAWGLTSAEPSVSLAYLQFRMLGLRSGKAHQADDWKRRPLPDSQLAYAASDIEHLPEMHAELRRKLESLGRLDIVREASADLTWPSSDPPEPIALEDFRNAWQLDVHSQAALRFLITWHNELSPRERRFAPEQKTLLSIAARLPESGADLARIKGVPRRWAQEQGERLVGRLMRATAEADGSRFVPIDPPPYATFEEIRIDAWLAFLRAEVCTALTVAPELALPGRVLKKLRRALLEHESFDAAVNATLGGWRHRLLAEAMAKVAAREPPPA, translated from the coding sequence ATGCATTTGATCGACAGCCGAGCGGAGCTGGACCGCGTGGTGCGAGAGCTGGAGGAAGGCTCCACGTTCTATCTGGACACCGAGTTCGAGGCCACACGGGAGGGGACCACGTTGTGCGTGATGCAGCTCTCGAGCGGCGGCAGCATCCACTTGATCGACGCCCTGCGTCTGTCGGACCTTGCTCCCCTCACCCGCGCCCTGGGCAAAGCCGACGCGGAGTGGGTGCTGCACGCGGGGCAGCAAGACGTACCCCTGCTCGTGGATCGCCTGAAGCTCGAGACGCCGCCGCGACTGTTCGACACCCAGGTGGCCTGGGGTCTCACCAGCGCGGAGCCCAGCGTGTCCCTCGCCTATCTGCAGTTTCGCATGCTCGGCCTGCGCAGCGGCAAGGCGCACCAGGCGGACGACTGGAAGCGGCGGCCGCTGCCGGATTCCCAGCTCGCCTATGCCGCCTCCGACATCGAGCACCTGCCCGAGATGCACGCCGAGCTGAGAAGGAAGCTCGAGAGCCTCGGTCGCCTCGACATCGTGCGGGAAGCGAGCGCGGATCTCACTTGGCCTTCCAGCGATCCGCCGGAGCCCATCGCCCTGGAAGACTTCCGGAACGCCTGGCAATTGGACGTGCACAGCCAAGCCGCGCTCCGTTTCTTGATCACGTGGCACAACGAGCTTTCGCCCCGAGAGCGGCGCTTCGCGCCGGAGCAAAAGACGCTGCTCAGCATCGCGGCGCGCTTGCCCGAGAGCGGCGCCGACCTCGCGCGCATCAAGGGCGTTCCACGGCGTTGGGCGCAGGAGCAAGGCGAGCGTCTGGTGGGCCGCTTGATGCGCGCCACGGCCGAAGCCGACGGCTCGCGCTTCGTGCCCATCGACCCACCGCCCTATGCCACCTTCGAGGAGATCCGCATCGACGCCTGGCTCGCGTTCCTACGGGCGGAAGTTTGTACCGCGCTCACCGTCGCTCCGGAGCTGGCGCTTCCCGGCCGCGTGCTGAAGAAGCTCCGCCGCGCGCTGCTCGAGCACGAGAGCTTCGACGCCGCCGTGAACGCCACTCTCGGCGGCTGGCGCCACCGGCTGCTTGCCGAAGCGATGGCGAAGGTGGCCGCGCGGGAGCCGCCGCCCGCTTGA
- the apaG gene encoding Co2+/Mg2+ efflux protein ApaG — protein MPQSEATTRGVRVHVSSEYSPAHSEPSRREWFFLYTVTIGNEGDRTVQLLQRHWVITDATGHIEEVRGPGVVGQQPVLRPGESFEYTSGCPLKTPFGSMHGSYQMLLDGGELFEAEIASFALSEPSTEH, from the coding sequence GTGCCCCAATCCGAAGCCACGACCCGCGGGGTCCGCGTCCACGTCAGCTCCGAGTACTCGCCGGCTCACTCCGAGCCTTCACGCCGCGAGTGGTTCTTCCTGTACACCGTCACCATCGGCAACGAAGGGGACCGCACGGTGCAGCTGCTTCAGCGGCATTGGGTGATCACCGACGCCACCGGTCACATCGAGGAGGTGCGGGGACCCGGCGTCGTGGGGCAGCAGCCCGTGCTGCGTCCGGGCGAAAGCTTCGAGTACACCTCCGGCTGCCCGCTGAAGACGCCGTTCGGATCCATGCACGGCAGCTACCAGATGCTGCTCGACGGCGGCGAGCTGTTCGAAGCCGAGATCGCGTCCTTCGCGCTTTCGGAGCCGAGCACGGAGCACTGA